The Salvelinus sp. IW2-2015 unplaced genomic scaffold, ASM291031v2 Un_scaffold5892, whole genome shotgun sequence genome has a window encoding:
- the LOC112078580 gene encoding cysteine--tRNA ligase, cytoplasmic-like — MSSSGEJAFDYGFLLHTSEEATATVALNEYLSSRSYLAGFSPSRVDQEVFELLQRPPAXQHVHXLRWYRHIAALQRDIPSPDSSIKGKRVQPPWSAPAGSNLPKLRLYNSLTRTKELFVPQNGNKVSWYCCGPTVYDASHMGHAR, encoded by the exons CCTTTGATTATGGCTTCTTGCTGCACACAAGTGAGGAGGCCACAGCCACCGTGGCTCTGAATGAGTACCTGAGCTCCCGCAGCTACCTGGCTGGGTTCAGCCCCTCTCGGGTGGACCAGGAGGTCTTTGAGCTCCTGCAGAGGCCTCCGGCCMCGCAGCACGTGCACKCTCTGCGCTGGTACAGGCACATAGCAGCCCTGCAGCGGGACATCCCCAGCCCAGATAGCAGCA TTAAAGGAAAGAGGGTACAGCCCCCCTGGTCTGCCCCAGCCGGGTCCAACCTGCCAAAGCTGCGACTCTACAACAGCCTCACACGCACCAAG GAGTTGTTTGTTCCCCAGAATGGAAACAAGGTGTCGTGGTACTGCTGCGGACCCACTGTCTATGATGCCTCTCACATGGGACATGCCAGGTAA